The Helicobacter pylori genome includes a window with the following:
- a CDS encoding type III pantothenate kinase — MSARQSFTDLKNLVLCDIGNTRIHFVQNYQLFSSAKEDLKRLGIQKEIFYISVNEENEKALLDCYPNAKNIAGFFHLETDYIGLGIDRQMACLAVNNGVVVDAGSAITIDLIKEGRHLGGCILPGLAQYTHAYKKSAKILDQPFKALDSLEVLPKNTRDAVNYGMILSVISCIQHLAKNQKIYLCGGDAKYLSAFLPHSVCKERLVFDGMEIALKKAGILECK; from the coding sequence ATGTCAGCTAGGCAATCTTTTACAGATTTGAAAAACCTGGTTTTATGCGATATAGGCAATACGCGCATCCATTTCGTGCAAAACTATCAGCTCTTTTCAAGCGCTAAAGAAGATTTAAAGCGTTTGGGTATTCAAAAGGAAATTTTTTACATTAGCGTGAATGAAGAAAATGAAAAAGCCCTTTTGGATTGTTACCCTAACGCTAAAAATATTGCAGGATTTTTTCATTTAGAAACCGACTATATAGGGCTTGGGATAGACCGGCAAATGGCGTGTTTAGCGGTAAATAATGGCGTGGTGGTGGATGCTGGGAGCGCGATTACGATTGATTTAATTAAAGAGGGCAGGCATTTAGGAGGGTGTATTTTACCCGGTTTAGCCCAATATACCCATGCGTATAAAAAAAGCGCTAAAATCTTAGATCAACCTTTCAAGGCCTTAGATTCTTTAGAAGTTTTACCTAAAAACACTAGAGACGCTGTGAATTACGGCATGATTTTAAGCGTCATCTCTTGTATCCAACATTTAGCCAAAAATCAAAAAATCTATCTTTGTGGGGGCGATGCGAAGTATTTGAGCGCGTTTTTACCCCATTCTGTTTGCAAGGAGCGCTTGGTTTTTGATGGGATGGAAATCGCTCTTAAAAAAGCAGGGATACTAGAATGCAAATGA
- a CDS encoding plasminogen-binding protein pgbA C-terminal domain-containing protein, translating to MNKPFLILLIALIVFSGCNMRKYFKPAKHQIKGEAYFPNHLQESIVSSNRYGAILKNGAVIGDKGLTQLRIGKNFNYESSFLNESQGFFILAQDCLNKIDKKTSKSKVAKTEETELKLKGVEAEVQDKVCHQVELISSNPNASQKSIIIPLETFALSASVKGNLLAVVLADNSANLYDITSQKLLFSEKGSPSATINSLMAMPIFMDTVVVFPMLDGRLLVVDYVHGNPTPIRNIVISSDKFFNNITYLIVDGNNMIASTGKRILSVVSGQEFNYDGDIVDLLYDKGTLYVLTLDGQILQMDKSLRELNSVKLPFASLNTIVLNHNKLYSLEKRGYVIEVDLNDFDSYNVYKTPTIGSFKFFSSNRLDKGVFYDKNRVYYDRYYLDYNDFKPKLYPVVEKPASKKSQKGEKGNTPIYLQERHKVKEKPLEENKVKPRNSGFEEEEVKTRRRDMEPIDNQNNAIQKGVKENQENKNAPKENNASKEEKKPNSKEEKRRLKEEKKKAKAEQRAREFEQRAKEQQERDEKELEEKRKALEMNKK from the coding sequence ATGAACAAACCATTTTTAATCTTACTCATAGCCCTAATTGTCTTTAGCGGCTGTAACATGAGAAAATACTTCAAACCCGCTAAACACCAAATTAAAGGCGAAGCGTATTTCCCTAACCATTTGCAAGAAAGCATCGTTTCGTCTAATCGTTATGGAGCCATTTTGAAAAATGGAGCGGTTATAGGCGATAAAGGTTTAACGCAGCTAAGAATCGGTAAGAATTTCAATTACGAAAGCAGTTTTTTAAATGAGAGTCAAGGGTTTTTCATCCTTGCTCAAGATTGTTTGAACAAGATTGATAAAAAAACAAGCAAAAGCAAGGTGGCTAAGACTGAAGAAACGGAATTGAAATTAAAGGGCGTTGAAGCAGAAGTCCAAGATAAAGTCTGCCATCAAGTGGAATTGATTAGCAGTAACCCTAACGCCAGCCAGAAATCCATCATTATTCCTTTGGAAACTTTTGCCTTGAGCGCGAGCGTTAAAGGGAATCTTTTAGCGGTGGTGTTAGCGGACAATTCAGCGAATTTATACGACATCACTTCTCAAAAATTGCTTTTTAGTGAGAAAGGTTCCCCAAGCGCCACGATCAATTCTTTAATGGCAATGCCTATTTTTATGGATACGGTCGTGGTGTTCCCTATGCTAGATGGGCGCTTGTTGGTCGTGGATTATGTGCATGGAAACCCTACGCCTATTAGAAACATTGTTATCAGCAGCGATAAGTTTTTTAACAATATCACTTACCTTATCGTAGATGGCAATAACATGATCGCTTCTACAGGGAAAAGGATACTCTCAGTCGTGAGCGGTCAAGAGTTCAACTATGATGGGGATATTGTGGATTTGCTTTATGATAAGGGGACTTTATACGTGCTGACTTTAGACGGGCAGATTTTGCAAATGGATAAGAGTTTGAGGGAATTAAACAGCGTGAAACTGCCCTTTGCTTCGCTCAATACGATTGTATTAAACCATAATAAATTGTATTCTTTAGAAAAGCGTGGGTATGTGATAGAAGTGGATTTGAATGATTTTGATTCGTATAATGTCTATAAAACGCCAACTATAGGCAGTTTTAAGTTTTTTTCATCTAATCGTTTGGATAAAGGGGTGTTTTATGATAAAAATCGGGTGTATTATGATCGCTACTATTTAGATTATAATGATTTTAAACCAAAACTTTATCCCGTTGTGGAAAAACCGGCATCTAAAAAATCTCAAAAAGGCGAAAAAGGAAACACTCCCATTTATTTGCAAGAAAGGCATAAAGTTAAAGAAAAGCCTTTAGAAGAAAACAAAGTTAAGCCAAGAAATAGCGGGTTTGAAGAAGAAGAAGTTAAAACCAGAAGGCGTGATATGGAGCCTATTGACAATCAAAATAACGCTATCCAAAAAGGTGTAAAAGAAAATCAAGAAAACAAAAACGCTCCTAAAGAGAACAACGCTTCTAAAGAAGAGAAAAAACCAAATTCTAAAGAAGAAAAACGCCGCTTGAAAGAAGAAAAGAAAAAAGCCAAAGCCGAACAAAGAGCGAGAGAATTTGAACAAAGAGCGAAAGAGCAGCAAGAAAGAGATGAAAAAGAGCTTGAAGAAAAAAGAAAAGCTTTAGAAATGAATAAGAAGTAG
- the dut gene encoding dUTP diphosphatase, with protein MKIKIQKIHPNALIPKYQTEGSSGFDLHAVEEVMIKSHSVGLVKIGICLSLEVGYELQVRTRSGLALNHQVMVLNSPGTVDNDYRGEIKVILANLSDKDFKVQVGDRIAQGVVQKTYKAEFIECEQLDETSRGSGGFGSTGVSKA; from the coding sequence ATGAAAATTAAAATCCAAAAAATCCACCCAAACGCCCTTATCCCTAAATACCAAACCGAGGGTTCTTCAGGCTTTGATTTGCATGCTGTAGAAGAAGTAATGATCAAATCTCATAGCGTGGGCTTGGTGAAAATAGGGATTTGTTTGTCTTTAGAAGTGGGGTATGAATTGCAAGTGCGCACCCGTAGCGGCTTGGCTTTGAATCATCAGGTGATGGTGTTAAATTCTCCTGGCACGGTGGATAATGATTATAGGGGCGAAATTAAGGTCATTTTAGCGAATTTGAGCGATAAAGATTTTAAAGTTCAAGTAGGGGATAGGATCGCTCAAGGGGTGGTTCAAAAAACTTATAAAGCCGAATTTATAGAATGCGAACAATTAGATGAAACTTCAAGGGGTAGTGGGGGCTTTGGCAGCACAGGAGTGAGTAAGGCATGA
- the greA gene encoding transcription elongation factor GreA has protein sequence MNKEPMSMHGYNKICAELKQLKEVERPNIVKEIDIARGHGDLKENAEYHAAKEKQRFIEARIVDLSEIVANAQVIDPSVLAHNKVSFGSTIKILNLDNDKEFSYTIVGSVESDPAKGLISFGSPIAKSLIGKSKGDAVSIQLPNGESDFEILDIYYKEICFDEN, from the coding sequence ATGAATAAAGAACCTATGAGTATGCATGGATACAATAAAATTTGCGCGGAATTGAAGCAATTAAAAGAGGTGGAACGGCCTAATATTGTGAAAGAAATTGATATTGCTAGGGGGCATGGGGATTTGAAAGAAAACGCTGAATACCATGCCGCTAAAGAAAAACAACGCTTCATTGAAGCGAGGATCGTGGATTTAAGCGAAATTGTCGCCAACGCTCAAGTGATTGATCCGAGCGTTTTAGCCCATAATAAAGTGAGTTTTGGCAGCACGATTAAAATCCTTAATTTGGATAACGATAAAGAGTTTTCTTACACGATAGTAGGGAGCGTGGAGAGCGATCCAGCTAAAGGGTTAATCTCTTTTGGTTCGCCGATCGCTAAGAGTTTGATAGGTAAGAGCAAGGGCGATGCGGTGAGCATTCAATTGCCTAATGGCGAGAGCGATTTTGAAATTTTAGACATTTATTATAAAGAGATTTGTTTTGATGAAAATTAA
- the lpxB gene encoding lipid-A-disaccharide synthase: protein MPTILVSALEASSNAHLEELRRNLPKDYRFIGVFEGKDALYSPREFSIMGFRDVIGRLGFLLKAHKEMVQLAKQADMVLLMDSSSFNIPLAKKIKKQDPHKKIMYYILPQVWAWKKWRAKSLEKYCDFLGAILPFEVGYYQKKAQYVGHPLLDEIKYYKKDIKGETLVFMPGSRKSEIVKMFPLFVKAAQILEQNEGFKRRVLVVPSFFKGLDLKALYGEDIELFEISYDAHKSLFEAEFAFICSGTATLEAALIGTPFVLAYRAKTMDFLIARMLVNLHYIGLANIFYNALNNETPGLGESQLHPELIQHFLSVEGLLKAYKEMDRERYFKESLRLREYLASGSARKVANEMAFLLNLT from the coding sequence ATGCCCACGATTTTAGTGAGCGCTTTAGAAGCGAGTTCTAATGCGCATTTAGAGGAATTACGCCGCAATTTGCCTAAAGATTATCGTTTTATTGGCGTGTTTGAAGGCAAAGACGCACTCTATAGCCCTAGGGAATTTTCTATCATGGGTTTTAGAGATGTGATAGGCCGTTTGGGGTTTTTACTCAAAGCCCATAAAGAAATGGTTCAATTAGCCAAACAAGCGGATATGGTGCTTTTAATGGATTCTTCTTCTTTCAATATCCCTCTAGCCAAAAAAATCAAAAAACAAGATCCGCATAAAAAAATCATGTATTATATTTTACCGCAAGTTTGGGCATGGAAAAAATGGCGCGCTAAAAGCCTTGAAAAATACTGCGATTTTTTGGGAGCGATTTTGCCTTTTGAAGTGGGCTATTACCAAAAAAAGGCTCAATATGTAGGACACCCTTTATTAGATGAAATTAAATACTATAAAAAAGATATTAAGGGCGAAACTTTAGTGTTTATGCCAGGAAGCCGAAAAAGCGAAATCGTTAAAATGTTCCCTTTGTTTGTCAAAGCGGCTCAAATTTTAGAACAAAACGAAGGGTTTAAAAGGCGTGTGCTGGTCGTGCCGAGTTTCTTTAAGGGGTTGGATTTGAAAGCCCTTTATGGAGAAGACATTGAATTGTTTGAAATTTCTTATGATGCGCATAAAAGTTTATTTGAAGCGGAATTTGCGTTCATTTGCAGCGGCACAGCGACTTTAGAGGCCGCTTTGATTGGCACGCCTTTTGTGTTAGCGTATAGGGCTAAAACGATGGATTTTTTGATCGCTAGAATGCTTGTCAATTTGCATTATATAGGTTTAGCGAATATCTTTTATAACGCCTTAAATAATGAAACTCCAGGGCTTGGGGAGAGCCAATTACACCCGGAATTGATCCAGCATTTTTTGAGCGTAGAGGGTTTGTTAAAAGCGTATAAAGAAATGGACAGAGAGCGCTATTTTAAAGAAAGTTTGAGATTAAGGGAATATTTAGCCAGTGGGAGCGCGAGAAAAGTCGCTAATGAAATGGCTTTTTTGCTGAATTTAACTTAA
- the mua gene encoding nickel-binding protein Mua, translated as MQEELNAYQQEIKDTREVLKKTRLELKQVQEILRKKKSALKGLKQEIYQKKLEKENFRLNKETQNTEEDVIFPKALEEVEVHTNDNQVIMAKPSKRVFDEGLYLQYRSVLRENRLLKNHLSKKDFENSLLKIELRDLHKEIKLYQVQNLLKDK; from the coding sequence ATGCAAGAAGAATTGAACGCTTACCAGCAAGAAATTAAAGACACCAGAGAAGTTTTAAAAAAAACCCGTTTGGAATTGAAGCAAGTCCAAGAAATCTTGCGTAAGAAAAAGAGCGCTTTAAAAGGTTTGAAGCAAGAAATCTATCAAAAAAAATTAGAAAAAGAAAACTTCCGCTTAAACAAAGAAACGCAAAATACAGAAGAGGATGTGATTTTCCCTAAAGCCCTTGAAGAAGTGGAGGTTCACACTAATGACAATCAGGTTATAATGGCAAAACCAAGCAAGCGCGTGTTTGATGAAGGGCTTTATTTGCAATACCGCAGCGTTTTGCGCGAAAACAGGCTTTTAAAAAACCATCTCTCTAAAAAAGATTTTGAAAATTCGTTGCTCAAAATTGAATTAAGGGATTTGCATAAAGAAATCAAGCTCTATCAAGTCCAAAACCTTTTGAAAGACAAATAA
- the hypA gene encoding hydrogenase/urease nickel incorporation protein HypA: protein MHEYSVVSSLIALCEEHAKKNQAHKIERVVVGIGERSAMDKSLFVSAFETFREESLVCKDAVLDIVDEKVELECKDCSYVFKPNALDYGVCEKCHSKNVIITQGNEMRLLSLEMLAE from the coding sequence ATGCATGAATACTCGGTCGTTTCTTCTTTAATCGCTCTTTGCGAAGAGCATGCGAAGAAAAATCAAGCCCATAAGATTGAAAGAGTTGTGGTCGGTATTGGTGAAAGAAGCGCTATGGATAAGAGCTTGTTTGTGAGCGCGTTTGAGACTTTTAGAGAAGAATCTTTGGTGTGTAAAGACGCTGTTTTAGACATTGTAGATGAAAAGGTTGAATTAGAATGCAAGGATTGTTCGTATGTTTTTAAGCCTAACGCGCTAGATTATGGGGTGTGTGAGAAATGCCACAGCAAGAATGTCATTATCACTCAAGGCAATGAAATGCGTTTGTTGTCTTTAGAAATGTTAGCGGAATAA
- the flgE gene encoding flagellar hook protein FlgE, whose product MLRSLWSGVNGMQAHQIALDIESNNIANVNTTGFKYSRASFVDMLSQVKLIATAPYKNGLAGQNDFSVGLGVGVDATTKIFSQGNIQNTDVKTDLAIQGDGFFIISPDRGITRNFTRDGEFLFDSQGSLVTTGGLVVQGWVRNGSDTGNKGSDTDALKVDNTGPLENIRIDPGMVMPARASNRISMRANLNAGRHADQTAAIFALDSSAKTPSDGINPVYDSGTNLAQVAEDMGSLYNEDGDALLLNENQGIWVSYKSAKMVKDILPSAENSTLELNGVKISFTNDSAVSRTSSLVAAKNAINAVKSQTGIEAYLDGKQLRLENTNELDGDEKLKNIVVTQAGTGAFANFLDGDKDVTAFKYSYTHSISPNADIGQFRTTEDLRALIQHDANIVKDPSLADNYQDSAASIGVTINQYGMFEINNKDNKNVIKENLNIFVSGYSSDSVTNNVLFKNAMKGLNTASLIEGGASASSSKFTHATHATSIDVIDSLGTKHAMRIEFYRSGGAEWNFRVIVPEPGELVGGSAARPNVFEGGRLRFNNDGSLAGMNPPLLQFDPKNGADAPQRINLAFGSSGSFDGLTSVDKISETYAIEQNGYQAGDLMDVRFDSDGVLLGAFSNGRTLALAQVALANFANDAGLQALGGNVFSQTGNSGQALIGAANTGRRGSISGSKLESSNVDLSRSLTNLIVVQRGFQANSKAVTTSDQILNTLLNLKQ is encoded by the coding sequence ATGCTTAGGTCTTTATGGTCTGGTGTCAATGGGATGCAAGCCCACCAAATCGCTTTGGATATTGAGAGTAATAATATTGCGAATGTGAATACCACTGGGTTTAAATATTCTAGGGCTTCTTTTGTGGATATGCTCTCTCAAGTCAAACTCATCGCTACCGCACCCTATAAAAACGGGTTAGCAGGGCAGAATGACTTTTCTGTGGGGCTTGGGGTAGGCGTGGATGCGACGACTAAAATCTTTTCACAAGGCAATATCCAAAACACAGATGTCAAAACCGATCTAGCGATTCAAGGCGATGGCTTTTTCATCATTAGCCCTGATAGGGGGATCACGCGCAATTTCACTAGAGATGGGGAGTTCCTTTTTGACTCGCAAGGGAGTTTGGTTACCACCGGCGGGCTTGTGGTGCAAGGGTGGGTGAGAAACGGGAGCGATACCGGCAATAAAGGGAGCGATACGGACGCTTTAAAAGTGGATAATACCGGTCCTTTAGAAAACATTAGAATTGATCCAGGAATGGTGATGCCAGCTAGAGCGAGTAACCGCATTTCTATGAGGGCGAATTTAAACGCTGGAAGGCATGCCGATCAAACAGCGGCGATATTTGCTTTGGATTCTTCAGCTAAAACCCCTTCAGATGGCATTAATCCGGTGTATGATTCAGGCACGAATCTTGCTCAAGTCGCCGAAGACATGGGCTCTTTATACAATGAAGATGGCGACGCTCTTTTATTGAATGAAAACCAAGGGATCTGGGTGAGCTATAAGAGCGCGAAAATGGTTAAAGACATCCTCCCTTCTGCAGAAAACAGCACGCTTGAGTTGAATGGGGTTAAGATTTCTTTCACGAACGATTCAGCGGTGAGTAGGACTTCAAGCTTAGTGGCAGCCAAAAATGCGATCAATGCGGTCAAAAGCCAAACAGGCATTGAAGCTTATTTGGACGGCAAGCAATTGCGTTTGGAAAACACTAATGAATTAGACGGCGATGAAAAGCTTAAAAACATTGTGGTTACTCAAGCTGGGACCGGAGCGTTCGCTAACTTTTTAGACGGCGATAAAGATGTAACGGCTTTCAAATACAGCTACACGCATTCTATTAGCCCTAATGCGGATATTGGGCAGTTTAGGACCACTGAAGACTTGCGCGCCTTAATCCAGCACGACGCTAATATCGTTAAAGATCCTAGTTTAGCGGACAATTACCAGGACTCAGCCGCTTCTATAGGGGTTACAATCAATCAATACGGCATGTTTGAAATCAATAATAAAGACAATAAAAATGTCATTAAAGAAAATCTTAATATCTTTGTGAGCGGGTATTCTTCAGACAGCGTAACGAACAATGTTTTGTTTAAAAACGCGATGAAAGGGCTTAATACCGCTTCTTTGATTGAAGGGGGAGCGTCAGCGAGCAGTTCTAAATTCACCCACGCTACGCATGCGACAAGCATTGATGTGATAGACAGCTTAGGCACTAAACACGCCATGCGCATTGAGTTTTATAGGAGTGGGGGAGCGGAATGGAATTTTAGGGTGATCGTGCCTGAGCCTGGGGAATTAGTAGGGGGGTCAGCGGCTAGGCCTAATGTGTTTGAGGGAGGCCGTTTGCGCTTCAATAACGACGGATCGCTTGCAGGCATGAACCCGCCTCTTTTGCAATTTGATCCTAAAAATGGCGCTGATGCCCCCCAACGCATCAATTTGGCCTTTGGTTCCTCAGGGAGTTTTGATGGGCTAACGAGCGTGGATAAGATTTCTGAAACTTATGCGATTGAGCAAAACGGCTATCAAGCGGGCGATTTGATGGATGTCCGCTTTGATTCAGACGGGGTGCTTTTAGGAGCGTTCAGTAATGGCAGGACTTTAGCGCTCGCTCAAGTGGCTTTAGCGAATTTCGCTAACGATGCGGGCTTACAGGCTTTAGGCGGGAATGTCTTTTCTCAAACCGGAAACTCAGGGCAAGCCTTAATCGGCGCGGCTAATACGGGGCGTAGGGGTTCGATTTCAGGATCTAAACTAGAGTCTAGTAATGTGGATTTGAGCCGGAGCTTAACGAATTTGATTGTGGTTCAAAGGGGGTTTCAAGCGAACTCTAAAGCGGTAACCACATCCGATCAAATCCTTAACACCCTATTGAATCTTAAGCAATAA
- a CDS encoding zinc ribbon domain-containing protein YjdM yields MQDLPPCPKCSDAYTYHDGVQLVCSSCLYEWNENEANDEELIVKDCHNNLLQNGDSVILIKDLKVKGSSLVLKKGTKIKNIKLVNGDHNVDCKIEGQSLSLKSEFLKKA; encoded by the coding sequence ATGCAAGATTTACCCCCATGCCCTAAATGCAGCGACGCCTACACCTACCATGATGGCGTGCAATTGGTTTGCTCTAGCTGTTTGTATGAATGGAATGAAAATGAAGCTAATGATGAAGAATTGATCGTTAAAGATTGCCACAATAATCTTTTACAAAATGGGGACTCGGTCATTCTCATTAAGGATTTAAAGGTTAAAGGCTCATCTTTAGTGCTTAAAAAAGGCACCAAAATCAAAAATATCAAGCTTGTCAATGGCGATCACAATGTGGATTGTAAAATAGAAGGGCAGAGCTTGTCTTTAAAGTCTGAATTCCTCAAAAAAGCTTAG
- a CDS encoding twin-arginine translocation signal domain-containing protein, with amino-acid sequence MKRRDFIKTTALGATGAVLGVQILQAEESKGSAAKYKIEAQYSIDFDSAEHTSLFIPMPSVVASNVHLQGNHASYKSMLNFGVPYLQVDFLKSAQKKQVHLSYEIASYQLNERLFETSDFVAMGRYERDDASVANIANQLKGTTPKESVRNFYAFIKHEMPKRQKALEGKENLPKRESLPWFATISQESMFVSLCHACGIKSAEVQGLKLGQNSVVKNAPRVEVYLKDSFLAFDFQNNHKEVFIPLNRHKDMQLDSALLATFGDAFALVDGRDLGNYESKLFEKRVSYTIV; translated from the coding sequence ATGAAACGAAGGGATTTTATTAAAACGACTGCTTTAGGCGCTACAGGTGCTGTTTTAGGAGTGCAGATTTTGCAGGCAGAAGAAAGCAAAGGGAGTGCTGCAAAATATAAAATAGAAGCTCAATACAGCATTGATTTTGATTCTGCAGAACACACTTCGCTTTTCATTCCCATGCCAAGTGTTGTAGCGAGCAATGTGCATTTACAAGGCAATCATGCCAGCTATAAAAGCATGCTCAATTTTGGGGTGCCTTATTTGCAAGTGGATTTTTTAAAAAGCGCTCAAAAAAAGCAAGTCCATTTGTCTTATGAGATCGCTAGCTATCAATTGAATGAGCGTTTGTTTGAAACGAGCGATTTTGTAGCAATGGGGCGTTATGAAAGAGACGATGCGAGCGTGGCTAACATTGCCAACCAGCTCAAGGGAACAACCCCTAAAGAAAGCGTTCGTAATTTTTATGCGTTTATCAAGCATGAGATGCCTAAGAGACAGAAGGCTTTAGAGGGTAAAGAAAATTTGCCTAAGCGTGAGAGTTTGCCTTGGTTTGCAACCATTTCACAAGAGAGCATGTTTGTGTCCTTATGCCATGCGTGTGGGATTAAAAGCGCTGAAGTGCAAGGCTTGAAACTGGGTCAAAACAGCGTAGTGAAAAACGCTCCTAGGGTAGAAGTGTATTTGAAAGATTCATTTCTAGCGTTTGATTTTCAAAATAATCACAAGGAAGTTTTTATCCCATTGAATCGCCATAAAGACATGCAGTTAGATTCTGCTTTGTTGGCGACTTTTGGCGATGCTTTCGCCCTTGTGGATGGTAGGGATTTAGGCAATTACGAGAGCAAACTTTTTGAAAAAAGAGTGTCCTATACGATTGTCTAA
- a CDS encoding catalase, protein MVNKDVKQTTAFGAPVWDDNNVITAGPRGPVLLQSTWFLEKLAAFDRERIPERVVHAKGSGAYGTFTVTKDITKYTKAKIFSKVGKKTECFFRFSTVAGERGSADAVRDPRGFAMKYYTEEGNWDLVGNNTPVFFIRDAIKFPDFIHTQKRDPQTNLPNPDMVWDFWSNVPESLYQVTWVMSDRGIPKSFRHMDGFGSHTFSLINAKGERFWVKFHFHTMQGVKHLTNEEAAEIRKHDPDSNQRDLFDAIARGDFPKWKLSIQVMPEEDAKKYRFHPFDVTKIWYLQDYPLMEVGIVELNKNPENYFAEVEQAAFTPANVVPGIGYSPDRMLQGRLFSYGDTHRYRLGVNYPQIPVNKPRCPFHSSSRDGYMQNGYYGSLQNYTPSSLPGYKEDKSARDPKFNLAHIEKEFEVWNWDYRADDSDYYTQPGDYYRSLPADEKERLHDTIGESLAHVTHKEIVDKQLEHFKKADPKYAEGVKKALEKHQKMMKDMHGKDMHHTKKKK, encoded by the coding sequence ATGGTTAATAAAGATGTGAAACAAACCACTGCTTTTGGCGCTCCCGTTTGGGATGACAATAATGTGATTACGGCTGGCCCTAGAGGTCCTGTTTTATTACAAAGCACTTGGTTTTTGGAAAAATTAGCGGCGTTTGACAGAGAAAGGATCCCTGAAAGGGTGGTGCATGCTAAAGGAAGCGGAGCTTATGGCACTTTCACCGTGACTAAAGACATCACTAAATACACTAAAGCGAAAATTTTCTCTAAAGTGGGCAAAAAAACAGAATGCTTTTTCAGATTTTCTACTGTGGCTGGCGAAAGAGGCAGTGCGGATGCAGTGAGAGACCCTAGAGGTTTTGCGATGAAGTATTACACTGAAGAAGGTAACTGGGATTTAGTAGGGAACAACACGCCTGTTTTCTTTATCCGTGATGCGATCAAATTCCCTGATTTCATCCACACTCAAAAACGAGATCCTCAAACCAATTTGCCTAATCCTGACATGGTATGGGATTTTTGGAGCAATGTTCCTGAAAGCTTATACCAAGTAACATGGGTTATGAGCGATAGGGGGATTCCTAAATCTTTCCGCCACATGGATGGTTTTGGCAGCCACACTTTCAGTCTCATCAACGCGAAAGGCGAACGCTTTTGGGTGAAATTCCACTTTCACACCATGCAAGGCGTTAAGCACTTGACTAATGAAGAAGCCGCAGAAATCAGAAAGCATGATCCTGATTCCAATCAAAGGGATTTATTCGATGCGATCGCTAGAGGGGATTTCCCAAAATGGAAATTGAGCATTCAAGTGATGCCAGAAGAAGATGCTAAAAAGTATCGATTCCATCCGTTTGATGTGACTAAAATTTGGTATCTCCAAGATTATCCATTGATGGAAGTGGGCATTGTAGAGTTGAATAAAAATCCTGAAAACTATTTCGCAGAAGTGGAGCAAGCGGCATTCACTCCGGCTAATGTCGTTCCTGGAATTGGCTATAGCCCTGATAGGATGTTACAAGGACGCTTGTTCTCTTATGGAGACACACACCGCTACCGCTTAGGGGTTAATTATCCTCAGATACCGGTTAACAAACCAAGATGCCCGTTCCACTCTTCTAGCAGAGATGGTTACATGCAAAACGGGTATTACGGCTCTTTACAAAACTATACGCCTAGCTCATTGCCTGGCTATAAAGAAGATAAGAGCGCGAGGGATCCTAAGTTCAACTTAGCTCATATTGAGAAAGAGTTTGAAGTGTGGAATTGGGATTATAGAGCTGATGATAGCGATTACTACACCCAACCAGGTGATTACTACCGCTCATTGCCAGCTGATGAAAAAGAAAGGTTGCATGACACTATTGGAGAGTCTTTAGCTCATGTTACCCATAAGGAAATTGTGGATAAGCAATTGGAGCATTTCAAGAAAGCTGACCCCAAATACGCTGAGGGAGTTAAAAAAGCTCTTGAAAAACACCAAAAAATGATGAAAGACATGCATGGAAAAGACATGCACCACACAAAAAAGAAAAAGTAA